One genomic segment of Lytechinus pictus isolate F3 Inbred chromosome 18, Lp3.0, whole genome shotgun sequence includes these proteins:
- the LOC129282291 gene encoding FAS-associated death domain protein-like translates to MAVDVQDLRYKQVAYKIGKSLSPEEIHDFKFLCKDIPGFTQTDVDEISDGLALITKLEQLDVLTKEKVDLVVNFLSLVNRKDLEGDLKQYEQEFITRSMEGQVGGPVAQPMSAQFQQNNGYQSAAFNSQNQPAAMGEDLSTEFDVIVENIGRDWRQLARRLGLTEVDIECITENHSRNLREQSRQALWMWKNKHRREATRQALIATLRKCKMNYIADIVEGYINP, encoded by the exons ATGGCTGTGGATGTCCAGGACCTCCGCTACAAACAGGTAGCCTACAAAATTGGTAAATCTCTCTCTCCGGAAGAAATCCATGACTTCAAATTTCTTTGCAAAGACATTCCAGGCTTCACCCAAACAGATGTTGATGAGATTTCCGATGGTCTGGCCCTTATTACCAAACTTGAACAGCTGGATGTtcttacaaaagaaaaagtagaTTTGGTGGTGAATTTTTTGTCTTTGGTGAATAGGAAGGACTTAGAAGGCGACTTGAAGCAATATGAACAAGAGTTTATTACAAGGTCAATGGAAGGGCAAGTAGGAGGGCCAGTAGCTCAACCAATGAGCGCACAATTTCAGCAGAACAATGGATACCAATCAGcag CTTTCAACTCACAGAATCAACCAGCTGCAATGGGAGAAG ATCTTAGTACTGAATTTGACGTCATCGTTGAGAACATTGGCCGTGACTGGCGACAGCTGGCAAGGCGTCTGGGTCTAACTGAAGTTGATATTGAATGCATCACTGAGAACCACAGCAGGAATCTGAGGGAACAGTCCAGACAGGCTCTATGGATGTGGAAGAACAAACACAGGAGAGAAGCTACAAGGCAGGCACTCATTGCTACCCTCAGGAAATGCAAGATGAACTACATTGCTGACATTGTGGAAGGGTATATAAATCCTTGA